The Astatotilapia calliptera chromosome 14, fAstCal1.2, whole genome shotgun sequence genome includes a region encoding these proteins:
- the LOC113036617 gene encoding LOW QUALITY PROTEIN: craniofacial development protein 2-like (The sequence of the model RefSeq protein was modified relative to this genomic sequence to represent the inferred CDS: inserted 2 bases in 1 codon): MTWNVRTLVQSGRLAQVLREFERYMLDILGLSEVRWTGNGRTSGSRTXVSWRPVSEQLIVARFISTHEKTTVTEVCAPTEDADDMDKDAFYDELQMVLDEVHRHDIVILMCDFNAEIGPDRNGFEQMIGPHGSAANTNDNGLRLTSFCAANNLCVGNSYFRHKQIHKKTWKSPGGLTANEINYICISRRWRSATADVVTRRGADVGSDHYLVMAKLQLRLKRTRQDACRVRPFDVAKLKDCDFRNRYNAEIRNRFAILNQRPYRGEIKLPDNIAIGITGNYKPVHHNKVPIH, translated from the exons ATGACTTGGAACGTCAGAACTTTAGTCCAGAGTGGACGGTTAGCACAAGTGCTGCGCGAGTTTGAGCGATACATGTTGGACATCTTGGGCCTGAGCGAGGTAAGATGGACTGGAAATGGGCGAACGAGTGGCAGCCGCAC GGTCAGTTGGCGACCAGTCTCTGAACAACTGATCGTGGCAAGATTTATCTCCACCCATGAGAAAACCACTGTGACTGAAGTTTGTGCTCCGACCGAGGACGCCGATGACATGGACAAGGACGCCTTCTACGACGAGCTTCAAATGGTTCTGGACGAGGTGCACCGGCATGACATCGTCATACTCATGTGCGACTTCAACGCAGAGATTGGACCTGATCGAAATGGCTTTGAGCAGATGATTGGCCCGCATGGATCGGCCGCGAATACAAATGACAATGGCCTGCGATTGACTAGTTTCTGTGCGGCAAACAATCTCTGCGTCGGGAACTCATACTTTCGTCATAAGCAAATTCACAAGAAGACGTGGAAAAGCCCTGGTGGTCTAACAGCAAATGAGATCAACTACATTTGCATATCGAGGCGATGGAGGTCAGCTACTGCTGACGTAGTCACTCGACGCGGCGCGGATGTTGGGTCTGACCACTATCTTGTTATGGCAAAGCTCCAGTTGCGGCTCAAACGAACAAGACAAGATGCTTGCCGCGTACGCCCTTTCGATGTTGCCAAGCTCAAGGATTGCGATTTCCGCAACCGATATAACGCTGAGATCCGAAATCGCTTTGCCATCTTGAAtca AAGACCCTACCGGGGGGAGATAAAGCTCCCTGACAACATAGCCATTGGGATCACTGGAAACTATAAACCAGTCCACCACAATAAGGTGCCAATTCACTGA